A window of Epinephelus fuscoguttatus linkage group LG24, E.fuscoguttatus.final_Chr_v1 contains these coding sequences:
- the cdk15 gene encoding cyclin-dependent kinase 15 isoform X2, whose product MEDLSRWVTEAGRWVRRCCCGEEDEDEEKGRREGEEEEEEEEVKMEGLSFRKSRSSTSLPPAELDPDQSSSGSHPHWFHTLQVRRFRQQRGRSNSDPLGRNSCEEPFTWKPGLQFGATHSYLSLEKLGEGAYASVYKGISRINGQLVALKVIRMKTEEGVPFTAIREASLLKGLKHANIVVLHDIIHTQESLTFVFEYVQTDLAQYLTDHPGGLHSHNVRLFMFQLLRALCFIHSRRILHRDLKPHNLLISYLGELKLADFGLARSKSIPSQTFSSEVVTLWYRPPDVLLGSTDYSTALDIWGAGCIFVEMLQGAPAFPGVTDVFEQLKKIWTVLGVPTEDSWPGVSQLPNYKPEFFLHSKPKQLRSVWKRLDQLPYKTEDLVQRMLKGVPADRISAQDSLRHPYFSTLPPPIMHLRDTVSIFKVPGIHLETEVRNALNPGRRVKPSLLPAAKWW is encoded by the exons atggaggacTTGTCCCGGTGGGTGACGGAGGCCGGGAGGTGGGTGAGGAGGTGCTGCTGTGGtgaggaagatgaggatgaggagaagGGGAGAagggaaggagaagaagaagaggaggaggaggaagtgaagaTGGAGGGGCTCAGCTTCAGGAAGAGCAGGAGTTcaacctccctccctcctgctgAG CTGGATCCAGATCAGTCCAGCTCAGGGTCCCACCCTCACTGGTTCCACACCCTGCAGGTCCGACGGTTCCGACAGCAGCGAGGACGCAGCAATAGCGACCCGCTGGGAAGGAACAGCTGCGAGGAACCCTTCACCTGG AAACCAGGTCTTCAGTTTGGAGCGACTCATTCTTACCTGAGTCTGGAGAAACTGGGTGAAGGAGCGTACGCCTCCGTCTACAAAGGAATCAGCAG GATAAACGGACAGCTGGTGGCGCTGAAGGTGATTCGTATGAAGACAGAGGAGGGCGTCCCGTTCACCGCCATCAGGGAAG cgtcTCTGCTCAAGGGTCTGAAACACGCCAACATCGTCGTCCTCCATGACATCATTCACACCCAAGAGTCTCTGACCTTCGTCTTCGAATATGTG CAAACAGATCTGGCCCAGTACCTCACTGATCACCCCGGAGGACTGCACTCACACAACGTCAGG ctCTTCATGTTCCAGCTTCTGCGAGCGCTCTGCTTCATCCACAGCAGGAGGATCCTCCACAGAGACCTGAAGCCTCATAACCTGCTCATCAGCTACCTGGGAGAACTCAAGCTAGCCGACTTCG GTCTGGCTCGGTCCAAGTCCATCCCCAGTCAGACCTTCTCCTCTGAGGTGGTGACGCTGTGGTACCGCCCCCCTGATGTCCTGCTGGGATCCACAGACTACTCCACCGCTCTGGACATCTG GGGAGCAGGGTGTATCTTCGTAGAGATGCTGCAGGGGGCGCCGGCGTTCCCCGGAGTCACTGATGTGTTTGAGCAACTAAAGAAGATCTGGACG GTCCTGGGTGTCCCCACAGAGGACAGCTGGCCTGGAGTCAGCCAGCTGCCAAATTATAAACCAG AGTTTTTTCTTCACTCCAAGCCGAAGCAGCTGAGGAGCGTTTGGAAAAG GTTGGACCAGCTGCCCTATAAGACAGAAGACCTGGTCCAGAGGATGTTGAAGGGGGTCCCCGCAGACCGGATCTCGGCCCAGGACTCCCTGAGGCACCCGTACTTCAGCACGCTGCCTCCTCCCATCATGCACCTCAGGGACA CAGTGTCCATTTTCAAGGTGCCTGGCAttcatctggagacagaggtcAGGAACGCCTTAAACCCTGGACGGAGGGTCAAACCCTCCCTGCTGCCCGCCGCCAAGTGGTGGTGA
- the cdk15 gene encoding cyclin-dependent kinase 15 isoform X1 — protein MEDLSRWVTEAGRWVRRCCCGEEDEDEEKGRREGEEEEEEEEVKMEGLSFRKSRSSTSLPPAEVRQQLLFEQCWNVTKYIYSSTVLTYKVELDPDQSSSGSHPHWFHTLQVRRFRQQRGRSNSDPLGRNSCEEPFTWKPGLQFGATHSYLSLEKLGEGAYASVYKGISRINGQLVALKVIRMKTEEGVPFTAIREASLLKGLKHANIVVLHDIIHTQESLTFVFEYVQTDLAQYLTDHPGGLHSHNVRLFMFQLLRALCFIHSRRILHRDLKPHNLLISYLGELKLADFGLARSKSIPSQTFSSEVVTLWYRPPDVLLGSTDYSTALDIWGAGCIFVEMLQGAPAFPGVTDVFEQLKKIWTVLGVPTEDSWPGVSQLPNYKPEFFLHSKPKQLRSVWKRLDQLPYKTEDLVQRMLKGVPADRISAQDSLRHPYFSTLPPPIMHLRDTVSIFKVPGIHLETEVRNALNPGRRVKPSLLPAAKWW, from the exons atggaggacTTGTCCCGGTGGGTGACGGAGGCCGGGAGGTGGGTGAGGAGGTGCTGCTGTGGtgaggaagatgaggatgaggagaagGGGAGAagggaaggagaagaagaagaggaggaggaggaagtgaagaTGGAGGGGCTCAGCTTCAGGAAGAGCAGGAGTTcaacctccctccctcctgctgAGGTACGACAACAACTCCTGTTTGAGCAGtgctggaatgtaactaagtacatttactcgaGTACTGTGCTGACGTACAAGGtggag CTGGATCCAGATCAGTCCAGCTCAGGGTCCCACCCTCACTGGTTCCACACCCTGCAGGTCCGACGGTTCCGACAGCAGCGAGGACGCAGCAATAGCGACCCGCTGGGAAGGAACAGCTGCGAGGAACCCTTCACCTGG AAACCAGGTCTTCAGTTTGGAGCGACTCATTCTTACCTGAGTCTGGAGAAACTGGGTGAAGGAGCGTACGCCTCCGTCTACAAAGGAATCAGCAG GATAAACGGACAGCTGGTGGCGCTGAAGGTGATTCGTATGAAGACAGAGGAGGGCGTCCCGTTCACCGCCATCAGGGAAG cgtcTCTGCTCAAGGGTCTGAAACACGCCAACATCGTCGTCCTCCATGACATCATTCACACCCAAGAGTCTCTGACCTTCGTCTTCGAATATGTG CAAACAGATCTGGCCCAGTACCTCACTGATCACCCCGGAGGACTGCACTCACACAACGTCAGG ctCTTCATGTTCCAGCTTCTGCGAGCGCTCTGCTTCATCCACAGCAGGAGGATCCTCCACAGAGACCTGAAGCCTCATAACCTGCTCATCAGCTACCTGGGAGAACTCAAGCTAGCCGACTTCG GTCTGGCTCGGTCCAAGTCCATCCCCAGTCAGACCTTCTCCTCTGAGGTGGTGACGCTGTGGTACCGCCCCCCTGATGTCCTGCTGGGATCCACAGACTACTCCACCGCTCTGGACATCTG GGGAGCAGGGTGTATCTTCGTAGAGATGCTGCAGGGGGCGCCGGCGTTCCCCGGAGTCACTGATGTGTTTGAGCAACTAAAGAAGATCTGGACG GTCCTGGGTGTCCCCACAGAGGACAGCTGGCCTGGAGTCAGCCAGCTGCCAAATTATAAACCAG AGTTTTTTCTTCACTCCAAGCCGAAGCAGCTGAGGAGCGTTTGGAAAAG GTTGGACCAGCTGCCCTATAAGACAGAAGACCTGGTCCAGAGGATGTTGAAGGGGGTCCCCGCAGACCGGATCTCGGCCCAGGACTCCCTGAGGCACCCGTACTTCAGCACGCTGCCTCCTCCCATCATGCACCTCAGGGACA CAGTGTCCATTTTCAAGGTGCCTGGCAttcatctggagacagaggtcAGGAACGCCTTAAACCCTGGACGGAGGGTCAAACCCTCCCTGCTGCCCGCCGCCAAGTGGTGGTGA